The DNA sequence TTCACCCGGTGGTGGATCTCGCGGATCGTCGCGTCCTTGGTCATCAGCTCCTGCTCGCGGCGCCGCAGCTCGGACACGTCGCGCAGCAGCAGGAGCGCCCCCACCCGGTGACCCCCTTCGGTCAGCGGGATCGCGCGCATCGAGACGCTCACCCCGCGGCTCGTGACCTCGGTGCGCCACGGAGCCCGGCCGGTGACGACGACGGCCAGCGACTCGTCGACCGGCGACTCGTCGCGCAGCAGGTCGGCCACGACCTTGGCGAGCAGCTCGCCGATGACGTCCCCGACGTGGCCGAGGCGGTGCACGGCCGACAGGGCGTTGGGGCTGGCGTAGGTGACGATCCCGTTGACGTCGAGTCGGATGACCCCGTCACCGACCCGGGGCGCGCCGCGCCGCTGCCCTGTCGGGGCCGACACGTTGGGGAACTCCCCGGCCGCGATCATGCGGGCGAGGGAGTCGGCGAGCGCCTGGTAGGTCAGCTCGAGCCGGCTGGGGGTGCGCATGGCCGCGAGGTTGGTGTGGCGGGTGATGACGGCCAGCGCCCGGCCGTCCTTGACGACCGGGATCGCCTCCTCGCGCACGGGCATGTCGTCGCGGAAGATCGGGTCCTTCTGCCGCACGATGCGCCGGTCGAGGTAGGCCTGGTCGAGCAGCGACTGCCGTCCACGGTGGGTGCGGCGACCGACGACGTCCTCGAAGAACACCATCTGCCCCGTCGTGGGGCGGACGTGGGCCACGGCCAGCCACCCCTCGAGACCACCCGGCACCCACAGCACGAGGTCGGCGAAGGACAGGTCGGAGATCAGTTGCCAGTCCCCCACCAGCAGCTGCAGCCACTCGACCTCCTGCGGGGCGAGGTCGGTCGAGGAGGAGAGGACCTCGTTGAGGGTGGCCACGCGCAGAGCCTAGCCAGCGACCGCAGCCGCGCCCGCGGGTGTATGCCGCCGGCTCAGTCCAGGTGCACGACGTCGCCGACGGCGACGGTCCCCGGGCGCAGGACCTCCGAGTACACCCCGGCGCAGAGGTCGTGCTGGTCGCTGACGGTCTTGAGCATCCCCGGCCGTGCCGGCAGGTCGACCTGCGCGACGCCGACCATGCGGCACCGCTCGATCGGCTCGAGCACCCGCAGGCGCACCCCGCCGACCGTGAGCTCGCGGCCCACCCAGGCGTCCTCGGCATACGGCTCGGTGGTGGTGACGACGACGTTCGCGCGCAGGTGCCGCGGGTCGAGCGGCCTGCCGTCGCCCTCGTGCCGCCCGAGCTCGACCAGGGTCGCGGTGCCGACGAGGGAGACGCTGCCCGCGTCGAAGTGCGGCGTGGTGGTCTCCCTGCGCACCGCGACCGGCTCACCGAAGAGACCGCTGAGCCGCTCGTCCGCCTCCGGCGACCCCGCCACCACCCTGGTCCCGTCCGGGAGCCGGAGGTGCACCACGTCGCCGGCCATCCACGACTCGAGCTCGAACACCGGGTCCATCCGGCGGAACCGGCGGGAGTGCTTGCCCGACGCCAGCTTGCCGGCGACGTCGTAGATCGCGTACCCGCGGTCGCCGACCACGCCACGGTCCTCGACCTCGAGCGAGGAGCATGGCTCGGCACCCGTCGCCTTCACCGGGAACCGTTGCAGGGAAACGACTTCCAGCGCAGCGAGCCCCTGCGCCGACGTCAACCGCTCCGCCCTCTCCGTCACGTGGACGCAGCGCCGGAGCGGATGACCGAGCGCAGGGTGCGCAGGGCCACCGACAGGGCGGCGATGTTGGGCTTGTCGAGCCGCTCGATCCCGTGCAGCGCGGCCTTGGCCCGGGTCAGCGACTCGGCGTTCGCGTCGGCCCACTGGGCGTACCGCTTCGCCGGCTCCGCACCCGTCGTCGACGCGTCGATCACGCTGCGCACCAGGCTCTCGAGCACGGCATACAGGTCGTCGCGCAGGGCACCGCGGGCCAGGGCGTCCCAGCGGTCGTCACGCGGCAGGTTGGTGACGCGGCTGAGCATGCCGTCGATGCCGAACCGCTCCGACAGCACGAAGTACAGCGGCGCCACGTCGGCCGGCGACTCCTCGGTGTCGGTGCAGATGTCGACGATGTCGAGCAGCGAGAACTGGTCGAGCAGGCTCGCGGCGCGCATCGCCAGCGCCTCCGGCACACCGGCCTTCTCCAGCCCGGCAGCGTTGCGCTGCAACCGCTTCAGCTCCGCACCCTGCAGCAGCTCGGGGATCCGCGGCGCGAGCTCGGCGACGACCGCGCCGAAGCGGGCCACCTCCCCCGCGACGTCGAGCCGCGAGGGGCGCGAGGTGAGGAACCACCGGATCGCGCGGTCGATGAGGCGCCGGAACTCCAGGTAGAGCCGGCTCTGCACGTCCGTGGAGACGACGTTGTCGAGCGCCTCGACCTGGGCCACGAAGGACGGCAGGTCGAAGATCTCGCGGGCCACGACGAAGGCGCGCGCGATCTGCTCGGGCGTCGCCCCGGTCTCCTCCATCGCCCGGAACGCGAAGGTGATGCCTCCCCGGTTCACCATCGAGTTCACGACCGAGTTGGTGATGATCTCGCGGCGCAGCGGGTGCTGCCCGAGCTCGGCGGCGAACTGCTCGCGCAGTGCCGGCGGGAAGTAGTCGGTCAGCGTCTGCTGGAACCACGGGTCGTCGGGCAGCTCGGTCGGGAGCAGGTCCTCCTTGAGCGCCAGCTTGGCGTAGGCGACCAGGACCGAGAACTCCGGCGACTTCAGGCCTTCGCCCGCCGCGAACCGGCGGTCGATCTCGGAGTCGCTCGGCAGGAACTCCAGTCCGCGGTCGAGGTCTCCGCGCTCCTCCAGCCAGTGGATGAGCCGCTGGTGCACGGGGAGCATGGGGTGTTCCTGGGCCCTGGCGTTGCCGAGCAGCACGTTCTGCTCGTAGTTGTGGCGCAGCACCTGGCGGGCCACGTCGTCGGTCATCGAGGCCAGCAGCGAGTTGCGCTGCTTGAGCGTCATGTCGCCGCCCCGCACCTGCTCGGTGAGCAGGATCTTGATGTTGACCTCGTGGTCGGACGTGTCGACGCCTGCGGAGTTGTCGATGGCGTCGGTGTTGACGCGAACTCCGTTGCGGGCGGCCTCGATCCGACCCAGCTGGGAGAGCCCGAGGTTGCCGCCCTCGCCCACCGCCTTGACCCGCAGGTCCGCGCCGTCGACGCGGATCGCGTCGTTGGCGCGGTCGCCGATGTCGGAGCTCGACTCGCCGGCCGCCTTGACGTAGGTGCCGATGCCGCCGTTCCAGAGCAGGTCGACCGGCGCGAGCAGGATCGCCTTCATCAGCTCGGCCGGTGTCATCGAGGTCACGCCCTTGGGCAGCCCGAGCGCCTCGGTCATCTCCGGGGTGATCCGGATGGCCTTGAGGGTCCGCTCGAAGACGCCGCCGCCGGCCGAGATCAGCGACCGGTCGTAGTCCGCCCAGGAGGACCGGGACAGCTCGAAGAGCCGCTTGCGCTCCGGGTAGGACGTCGCCGCGTCCGGGCTCGGGTCGACGAAGATGTGCCGGTGGTCGAAGGCGGCCATGAGCCGGATGTGCTCCGACAGCAGCATGCCGTTGCCGAACACGTCGCCGGACATGTCGCCGATGCCGACGACGGTGAAGTCCTGCGACTGGGTGTCGACGCCCATCTCGCGGAAGTGGCGCTTGACCGACTCCCAGGCACCGCGGGCCGTGATGCCCATCGCCTTGTGGTCGTAGCCCGCGGAGCCGCCCGAGGCGAACGCGTCGTCGAGCCAGAAGCCGTAGGACTGGGCGACGCCGTTGGCGATGTCGGAGAACGTCGCCGTCCCCTTGTCCGCGGCGACGACGAGGTAGGAGTCGTCCGGGTCGTGGCGGACCACGGACGGCGGCGGCACGACCTCGCCGCCCTTGCGGTTGTCGGTGAGGTCGAGCAGGCCGGAGATGAACACCTTGTAGGACTCGATGCCCTCGGCCAGCCACGCGTCGCGGTCGACCGACGGGTCGGGCAGCTGCTTGGCGTAGAACCCGCCCTTGGAGCCGGTCGGCACGATGACGGCGTTCTTGACCATCTGCGCCTTGACCAGGCCGAGGATCTCCGTGCGGAAGTCCTCCCGGCGGTCCGACCAGCGCAGGCCGCCGCGCGCCACTGGACCGAACCGCAGGTGCACGCCCTCGACCCGCGGGCTGTAGACGAAGATCTCGAACTGCGGCCGCGGGGCCGGCAGGTCCGGCACCTTGGTGGGGTCGAGCTTGACCGACACGTACGGCTTCGGCCGGCCGTCGTCGTCGACTTGGTAGAAGTTCGTCCGCAGGGCCGCCGTGATGACGCCCAGGAAGGCCCGGATGATGCGGTCCTGGTCGAGCGAGCTCACGTCGTCCAGCCCGGCGGTGATCGCCTCGACGACCTCCGCCTCGGCGGCCGCGCGCTCCTCGCCGGCCCCACCGGCATACCGGCTGGGGTCGAAGCGGGTCTCGAAGAGGGACACGAGCTTCCCGGCCAGCCCGAGGTTCTGCACCAGGGCGCTCTCGACGTAGTCCTGCGAGAACGTGGACCCCGTCTGGCGCAGGTACTTCGCGACGGTGCGCAGGATGACGACCTGCCGCCAGGTGAGCCCGGCACCGAGCACGAGCGCGTTGAACCCGTCGCTCTCCGCCCGGCCCTGCCAGACCGCGCCGACCGCGTCCTGGAACAGCTCACGCAGCCGGTCGCGGCCGCCCTCCCCCGTCCACACCTTGTCGTTGCGGACGCGCAGCCCGAAGTCGTACACGTACAGCGTGACCCCGTCACTGCGCTCGATCTCGTAGGGCCGCTCGTCGACGACCTCGACGCCCATGTGCGTGAACATCGGCAGCACCTGGGTCAGCGACAGCGGGCTGCGGCGGTAGAGCTTGAACCGGCGCTCGTTCGCGGGCGCGCCCGGCTCCTGGTACATGTTCAGGCCGGTCGCGTCGTCGTCGGCCAGGCCCTCCATCTGGCGGATGTCCGCGACGCCGACCCGCGGGCTGAAGTCCTCCTTGTACGCCTCGGGGAAGGCCCGTCCGTAGAGCCCCGCGAGCCGGGCAGCGGCCTCCTCGCCGTGCTCGGTGCGCGCCGCCTCGCCGAGGTCCTCCTCCCACGTGCGGGTGGCGTCGACGAGCTGGCGCTCGAGCACCGACTCGTCGACGTCGGGGATGGACGCGCCGGAGGGCACGCGCACGACGAAGTGCAGCTGGGCGAGGACCGACTCCGACACCCTCGTCGTGTAGTCGACGCTCGCCCCGGCGAACGCGCGCCGCAGGATGGTCTCCATCTTGAGGCGGACGGCCGTGTTGTAGCGGTCGCGCGGGATGTAGACGAGGCAGGACACGAACCGGCCGAACCGGTCGCGGCGCAGGAACAGCTTGGTCTTGCGGCGCTCCTGCAGGTGCAGCACGTCGGTCGCGTTGTCGAGGAGCGTCTCCTCGTCGGTCTGGAACAGCTCGTCCCGCGGGTAGTTCTCGAGCACCTCGAGCAGGTCCTTGCCCGAGTGCGAGTCGGGCAGGTACCCGCTGCGCTCGAACACGGCGTCGACCTTGTCGCGCAACACCGGCACCCGCGTGACGGACTCGGTGTAGGCGCTGGAGGTGAACAGGCCGAGGAACCGCTTCTCCCCGGTGACCTCGCCCTCGGCGTCGAACTGCTTGACGCTGACGTAGTCGAGGTAGGTGTTGCGGTGCACCGTCGCCCGCGAGTTGGCCTTGGTGATGATGAGCAGCTCGCGCGCGCGGGCGACCTGGCGCGCCTGCTCCGAGAGCAGCACGCCCTCGCCGGTGGGGTCGTACCGCAGCAGGCCGAGCCCGGTGCCGTGCACCGCCTGGAGCCGGTCGGCGTCCACGCCGCGGTGCAGGGCGTACTCGCGGTACCCGAGGAACGTGAAGTGGTTGTCGGACAGCCAGTCGAGGAGCTGGCGCGCCTGCCCGACCTCCTCGTCCGGTATGCCGTGCGGCGGCTCGGTGTCGAGGTCGGCGGCGACCTGCCGGCAGGCGGCGCGCATCTTGGGCCAGTCCTCGACGGCCTCGCGCACGTTTCCCAGCACGCGGCGCAGGTTCTCGGCGATGCGCTCGCGGCTCTCGGGGTCGCTGTCGCGGTCGACCTCGAGGTGCATCCACGACTCCCGCACCTGGCCGAAACCACCGGCCGCGGCACCGTTGCCGTTGCCGTCGAGCAGCACCTCCTCCAGCTCGCCGGCAGCGTTGCGGCGGACCGTCATCGCCGGGTGGACCACGAGGTGCACCACGCGGTCCATCCGCAGCAGCTCGGAGCTCACGGAGTCGACGAGGAAGGGCATGTCGTCGGTGACGACCTGGATGACGGTGTGCCCGCTGGTCCAGCCCTGCTCCTCGACCTCGGGGTTGAAGACGTCGACGGTCGCCGTGCCCACGGGCCGGTGCTGGGCCAGCTCCCGGTGGGCCAGCGCGGCGCCGAGGATGTCCTCCGGGGCCCGGGCCAGGAGGTCCTCGGTGGCGACGTGCCGGTAGTAGCTGCGCAGGTACGCCTCGACCCCCTCACCGCCCGCGTGGTCGGCCCGCTCGGCGGCGGTGTGCAACAGCTGCTGACGAGACTGCTCCAGCGACCCAGACATGTCGGTCGGCTTCATCCTCACGTGTCGATGTGCGCATGGGGTCACGCCGTCGTGCACCCGTGACCCGAGACTATCGCTGCGCGCGGGTGTCGACGCACGACGGTGCGAACCCGCCGGTAGGGCGCCTCCCGACCTCCTGCCGCCGGCCTCCGGCGGCGTGTCCGTGCAGGTCAGGGATGCGGAACCGGCCAACCGGTGGTTGGCTGTTCCCACCCCCTACAGTGGATGAAAGGAAAGTCCCTGTGATCATCCTCGGCATCATTCTGCTGATCATCGGCCTCGTGGCCTCGATTTCCATCCTGACGACCATCGGCATCATCCTGATCGTCGTCGGCCTGATCCTCTCCCTCCTGGGCGCCACCGGCCGCGCCATCGGTGGACGAAAGACCTGGTACTGACGAAGCGGGCTAGAGGCCCGCACGCGACGACGACCCCCGGCTGCCTTGTGGGCAGCGCGGGGGTCGTCCGCATCAGGGTCACTACAGTGGCCGTATGCCGCGGACGCCGGTTCCCCCGGACCCCCTCGCCGCGCTCGGCGCGGCCCTCGAGGACGTCCGCGGCGCGGCCCGGGAGGGCGCCGACGAGGTCCTCTCGCACTACCCCGAGCTCGGCGACCGGGAGACGCAGTCGACGCTCGAGGCCTACCTCGACCAGGTCGCCGACCTGCTCCGCGAGGTCGAGGCGTCCTGCGGCGACCTGTCCGACCGGGTGCGGCTCGGCGGGGGCCGCGGCCGTCGGCCTGCAGCCGCCGACGGGTCGGCACCGCTGCACACCGCCCGGAGCCGGCCGTGACCGTGGCCGGCGACCCCGCCTCCTGCTCCCTGCTCGGCTCGACCCTGCGCCAGCTGGCGGCCCGCCTGCGCGCCGACCAGCGCCGCCTGCACGCGGCCGTGGACCCGGCCGACGCCCCGAGGCCGGCGGCATCCGTGGTCCGCGCCCGGCGACGGGCCGCGCAGC is a window from the Phycicoccus sp. M110.8 genome containing:
- a CDS encoding DUF6131 family protein, whose translation is MIILGIILLIIGLVASISILTTIGIILIVVGLILSLLGATGRAIGGRKTWY
- a CDS encoding MOSC domain-containing protein, whose translation is MTERAERLTSAQGLAALEVVSLQRFPVKATGAEPCSSLEVEDRGVVGDRGYAIYDVAGKLASGKHSRRFRRMDPVFELESWMAGDVVHLRLPDGTRVVAGSPEADERLSGLFGEPVAVRRETTTPHFDAGSVSLVGTATLVELGRHEGDGRPLDPRHLRANVVVTTTEPYAEDAWVGRELTVGGVRLRVLEPIERCRMVGVAQVDLPARPGMLKTVSDQHDLCAGVYSEVLRPGTVAVGDVVHLD
- a CDS encoding sensor histidine kinase, yielding MATLNEVLSSSTDLAPQEVEWLQLLVGDWQLISDLSFADLVLWVPGGLEGWLAVAHVRPTTGQMVFFEDVVGRRTHRGRQSLLDQAYLDRRIVRQKDPIFRDDMPVREEAIPVVKDGRALAVITRHTNLAAMRTPSRLELTYQALADSLARMIAAGEFPNVSAPTGQRRGAPRVGDGVIRLDVNGIVTYASPNALSAVHRLGHVGDVIGELLAKVVADLLRDESPVDESLAVVVTGRAPWRTEVTSRGVSVSMRAIPLTEGGHRVGALLLLRDVSELRRREQELMTKDATIREIHHRVKNNLQTVAALLRLQARRLPEGETGRVALEEAVRRVGVIALVHETLSQGFDETVDFDDIAVRGLQAITEVAKAEEPITSRVEGSFGMVRAEDATAMAMVLSELVQNAVEHGLAPAGGGTITVEAQRSADDKGDDLLTVTITDDGIGLPEGFRPGGSGLGTQIVTSLVQDLRGRIIWEKAEPRGTRVRLVARLRPLGRDGG
- a CDS encoding NAD-glutamate dehydrogenase, which codes for MSGSLEQSRQQLLHTAAERADHAGGEGVEAYLRSYYRHVATEDLLARAPEDILGAALAHRELAQHRPVGTATVDVFNPEVEEQGWTSGHTVIQVVTDDMPFLVDSVSSELLRMDRVVHLVVHPAMTVRRNAAGELEEVLLDGNGNGAAAGGFGQVRESWMHLEVDRDSDPESRERIAENLRRVLGNVREAVEDWPKMRAACRQVAADLDTEPPHGIPDEEVGQARQLLDWLSDNHFTFLGYREYALHRGVDADRLQAVHGTGLGLLRYDPTGEGVLLSEQARQVARARELLIITKANSRATVHRNTYLDYVSVKQFDAEGEVTGEKRFLGLFTSSAYTESVTRVPVLRDKVDAVFERSGYLPDSHSGKDLLEVLENYPRDELFQTDEETLLDNATDVLHLQERRKTKLFLRRDRFGRFVSCLVYIPRDRYNTAVRLKMETILRRAFAGASVDYTTRVSESVLAQLHFVVRVPSGASIPDVDESVLERQLVDATRTWEEDLGEAARTEHGEEAAARLAGLYGRAFPEAYKEDFSPRVGVADIRQMEGLADDDATGLNMYQEPGAPANERRFKLYRRSPLSLTQVLPMFTHMGVEVVDERPYEIERSDGVTLYVYDFGLRVRNDKVWTGEGGRDRLRELFQDAVGAVWQGRAESDGFNALVLGAGLTWRQVVILRTVAKYLRQTGSTFSQDYVESALVQNLGLAGKLVSLFETRFDPSRYAGGAGEERAAAEAEVVEAITAGLDDVSSLDQDRIIRAFLGVITAALRTNFYQVDDDGRPKPYVSVKLDPTKVPDLPAPRPQFEIFVYSPRVEGVHLRFGPVARGGLRWSDRREDFRTEILGLVKAQMVKNAVIVPTGSKGGFYAKQLPDPSVDRDAWLAEGIESYKVFISGLLDLTDNRKGGEVVPPPSVVRHDPDDSYLVVAADKGTATFSDIANGVAQSYGFWLDDAFASGGSAGYDHKAMGITARGAWESVKRHFREMGVDTQSQDFTVVGIGDMSGDVFGNGMLLSEHIRLMAAFDHRHIFVDPSPDAATSYPERKRLFELSRSSWADYDRSLISAGGGVFERTLKAIRITPEMTEALGLPKGVTSMTPAELMKAILLAPVDLLWNGGIGTYVKAAGESSSDIGDRANDAIRVDGADLRVKAVGEGGNLGLSQLGRIEAARNGVRVNTDAIDNSAGVDTSDHEVNIKILLTEQVRGGDMTLKQRNSLLASMTDDVARQVLRHNYEQNVLLGNARAQEHPMLPVHQRLIHWLEERGDLDRGLEFLPSDSEIDRRFAAGEGLKSPEFSVLVAYAKLALKEDLLPTELPDDPWFQQTLTDYFPPALREQFAAELGQHPLRREIITNSVVNSMVNRGGITFAFRAMEETGATPEQIARAFVVAREIFDLPSFVAQVEALDNVVSTDVQSRLYLEFRRLIDRAIRWFLTSRPSRLDVAGEVARFGAVVAELAPRIPELLQGAELKRLQRNAAGLEKAGVPEALAMRAASLLDQFSLLDIVDICTDTEESPADVAPLYFVLSERFGIDGMLSRVTNLPRDDRWDALARGALRDDLYAVLESLVRSVIDASTTGAEPAKRYAQWADANAESLTRAKAALHGIERLDKPNIAALSVALRTLRSVIRSGAAST